A stretch of Chloracidobacterium sp. DNA encodes these proteins:
- a CDS encoding SOS response-associated peptidase, whose protein sequence is MCGRYTLATPQPELLRRFGLDSARIEVRPRYNIAPTQLVAVVFNDAPRTLDAARWGLIPAWRKEPTGPPLINARAETLRLKPSFRESFRHRRCWVLCDGFYEWRKNSDGTTTPFRAVLSTGGPFALAGLWDERPAADGTPQRSCTVVTTQANPLLATLHERMPVILTPAEERAWLEATDLDALERLLRPYPAEAMRVYPVSRAVNIVANDDPTLVAPIALEPHQTALF, encoded by the coding sequence ATGTGTGGACGCTACACACTCGCCACGCCTCAACCCGAGCTGCTACGTCGCTTTGGTTTAGACAGCGCACGGATCGAAGTCCGCCCGCGCTACAACATCGCTCCGACCCAGTTGGTGGCGGTCGTCTTCAATGACGCGCCGCGAACCCTTGACGCTGCGCGCTGGGGATTGATCCCAGCGTGGCGAAAGGAACCAACCGGTCCACCGCTCATCAACGCGCGCGCCGAGACGCTGCGCCTTAAGCCGTCCTTTCGTGAAAGCTTTCGCCATCGTCGCTGCTGGGTGCTGTGCGACGGCTTTTATGAGTGGCGTAAAAACTCTGACGGTACGACAACCCCGTTTCGCGCCGTGCTGTCCACCGGCGGCCCGTTTGCGCTGGCCGGTTTGTGGGACGAGCGACCCGCCGCCGATGGGACACCGCAGCGTTCCTGTACAGTGGTCACCACACAGGCTAATCCGCTGCTGGCCACCTTACACGAGCGCATGCCGGTCATTTTGACGCCCGCTGAGGAACGCGCTTGGCTTGAAGCGACCGACCTTGACGCGCTTGAAAGACTGCTACGGCCCTATCCGGCCGAAGCGATGCGCGTGTACCCGGTGTCGCGCGCCGTCAACATCGTTGCCAATGACGATCCAACGCTCGTTGCGCCCATCGCGCTAGAGCCACATCAAACCGCCTTGTTTTGA